One stretch of Rhodoferax lithotrophicus DNA includes these proteins:
- a CDS encoding TonB-dependent receptor plug domain-containing protein: protein MLRLKLFFAFIIGLSVASAKAREVISERDYLDDMPIVLSVSRLPQRLDETPGAVTVLDRGFIRSSGARDVADLLRWVPGFQASTSFEAVAPVASYHGGFDQYSNRMQVQVDGRSVYSPYFIGGVGSGLQTVAMQDIERIEVLRGSNSASYGARAMLGVVNIVTRQPQDTLGSKFSLTRGEGGIFDTQASFGWGLASGAVRLGVDRRADDGLLGANGQNQLNRVNLRADVRTDAGNDWQLRAGMTALTSGKGQFGSIEARSAQLDTSFIQLDWRRNLDMDSDLAVSLSQTQEKYADTISAYNLNYDGVSSNTTLTTTHTFRLGAEKRIVWGGEFRSESIVSKSFYNQDNAMVTEYSRIFGNFEWRLGTDWLLNAGALAEHSSVAGSSVAPRVMINWHFLPGHTLRAGASRAYRPPSTFEKSANLYLMGAPYILASGNVTPESLKVTELGYLVDLPKNGLSGDLRVFREALSGFIRQQNNTPTRDYANDEDFAIQGWEYQLKWRPWSGAQLIINQTYTDNSSMRYGTGTAYAAPKMASSLVWMQKLSCGLDLTLMHQDSGTATLQGSGLGSRVAMTRTDLRLGWPLRWGAHTGELALTLQNLGLPYQDYDPDYLFLKRALITLRLDN from the coding sequence ATGCTCCGATTGAAATTATTTTTTGCCTTCATCATCGGTTTGAGTGTTGCTTCAGCAAAGGCCAGAGAGGTCATTTCTGAGCGAGATTACCTTGACGATATGCCAATTGTGTTGTCCGTATCGCGCTTGCCTCAGCGGCTAGATGAGACACCTGGTGCCGTCACCGTGCTGGATCGTGGCTTTATTCGCAGCAGTGGTGCCAGGGATGTGGCTGACTTGTTGCGTTGGGTGCCTGGTTTCCAGGCCAGTACATCGTTTGAAGCGGTTGCTCCTGTGGCAAGTTATCACGGTGGTTTCGATCAGTATTCCAATCGAATGCAGGTGCAAGTCGACGGGCGATCGGTGTATTCCCCTTACTTTATTGGTGGCGTGGGTTCTGGCTTGCAAACAGTGGCTATGCAAGACATTGAGCGTATTGAGGTGCTTCGAGGTTCCAACTCTGCAAGTTACGGAGCACGTGCGATGTTGGGGGTAGTTAATATCGTGACACGGCAACCCCAGGACACTTTGGGGTCGAAGTTTAGTCTGACCCGAGGTGAAGGCGGTATTTTTGATACGCAAGCAAGTTTTGGCTGGGGCCTGGCTTCCGGTGCTGTGCGTTTGGGTGTTGATCGGCGTGCAGATGATGGTTTGTTGGGTGCCAATGGCCAAAATCAGCTCAATCGCGTCAATCTTCGAGCCGACGTTCGAACGGATGCTGGAAATGATTGGCAATTAAGGGCTGGCATGACCGCTTTGACTTCTGGCAAAGGACAATTTGGGTCTATTGAGGCGCGCTCAGCTCAACTCGATACCAGTTTCATCCAGCTGGATTGGCGCAGAAATTTGGACATGGACAGTGATCTTGCAGTAAGTCTGTCGCAAACGCAGGAAAAATACGCGGACACAATTTCAGCTTACAACCTCAACTATGACGGTGTCTCCAGCAACACCACACTTACCACTACACATACTTTTCGTCTTGGTGCAGAGAAGCGGATAGTTTGGGGCGGTGAATTTCGCAGTGAGTCCATCGTGTCAAAGTCTTTCTACAACCAGGACAACGCGATGGTGACCGAATATTCGAGGATATTTGGTAATTTTGAATGGCGGTTGGGTACGGATTGGCTGCTTAATGCAGGTGCTTTGGCTGAGCACAGCAGTGTGGCTGGAAGCTCTGTAGCGCCACGCGTGATGATAAATTGGCATTTTTTACCTGGGCATACCTTGCGTGCTGGAGCGTCAAGAGCCTATAGGCCACCAAGCACCTTTGAAAAGTCAGCTAATCTTTATTTGATGGGCGCTCCCTATATTTTGGCCAGTGGAAATGTCACGCCAGAAAGTTTGAAAGTGACCGAGCTGGGTTACTTGGTCGACCTACCGAAAAATGGTTTGAGTGGTGACTTGCGGGTTTTTCGTGAAGCTTTAAGTGGCTTTATTCGCCAGCAAAACAACACGCCGACAAGAGACTACGCCAATGACGAAGATTTTGCCATTCAAGGCTGGGAATATCAGCTGAAATGGCGACCCTGGTCGGGTGCACAGCTGATAATCAACCAAACGTATACAGATAACAGTTCGATGCGTTACGGGACAGGTACCGCCTATGCAGCCCCCAAGATGGCCAGTTCTCTGGTTTGGATGCAGAAGTTAAGTTGCGGGCTGGATCTGACCTTGATGCACCAAGACAGTGGCACGGCCACCTTGCAGGGCTCGGGTTTGGGTAGCCGGGTAGCTATGACACGCACAGATTTGCGTTTGGGTTGGCCTTTACGTTGGGGCGCACATACTGGTGAGTTGGCGCTGACACTGCAAAACTTGGGGTTACCTT